In Maridesulfovibrio sp., a single genomic region encodes these proteins:
- a CDS encoding ABC transporter substrate binding protein: protein MKIVRFLFLLLSLLSALSSSAFAGLPRIMIVNSYHADFLWVKDHNSILKRGLEGKADLSFHDLDYKRRYPDNCADNIARVKAFSEHYKPDLVVLTDDFAVRELGGYFESKGIPIIFLGVNGNIRNYVSDTRHMTGVFERPLMKRSIFYLRELVGPSLKRALVIMDDGLSAKALMEESFNNESSFNVSDTHVDVELLPSFSKWKKSVLSAKKRGYNALVVGTYHIFKDSHGRIIESKEVMHWTAENSPLPVFALWALSVGKGRAIGGYVVCGLDQGREALKLIERVLNGEKVEDIQPVMNKQGHLLFSAPELKRWNIDPFKGFGDKGYQIRIMR from the coding sequence ATGAAGATCGTCCGTTTTCTGTTTTTACTGCTGAGCCTGCTGTCAGCCTTGAGCTCAAGTGCTTTCGCCGGACTTCCCAGGATCATGATAGTCAACAGCTACCATGCCGATTTTTTGTGGGTGAAAGATCATAATTCAATATTGAAGCGAGGGCTTGAAGGAAAGGCGGACCTTTCTTTTCACGATCTTGATTACAAACGCAGGTATCCGGACAATTGCGCCGACAATATTGCCCGGGTCAAAGCTTTCAGCGAACATTATAAACCTGATCTGGTCGTTCTGACTGATGATTTTGCGGTCAGGGAACTTGGCGGATATTTCGAGTCAAAGGGAATTCCGATCATTTTTCTGGGAGTTAACGGCAATATCCGTAATTATGTGTCAGATACAAGGCATATGACCGGAGTGTTCGAGCGACCGTTAATGAAAAGATCGATTTTCTACCTGCGTGAACTGGTCGGCCCGTCTCTCAAACGAGCTCTGGTGATAATGGACGATGGACTCAGTGCAAAAGCCCTCATGGAGGAGTCGTTCAATAATGAATCATCGTTTAATGTCTCTGACACTCATGTGGATGTCGAGCTCCTGCCAAGTTTCTCCAAGTGGAAAAAAAGCGTTCTTTCAGCCAAAAAGCGTGGCTACAATGCGTTGGTGGTGGGAACATACCATATTTTCAAAGATTCTCATGGCAGAATAATTGAGAGCAAAGAAGTCATGCACTGGACGGCTGAAAATTCTCCGCTTCCCGTTTTTGCTCTTTGGGCTCTTTCGGTTGGAAAAGGGCGGGCAATCGGAGGATACGTTGTTTGCGGCCTTGATCAGGGCAGAGAGGCTCTGAAGTTGATCGAAAGAGTTTTGAACGGTGAAAAAGTTGAGGACATACAACCTGTTATGAATAAACAGGGGCACCTCCTGTTCAGCGCGCCTGAATTGAAACGCTGGAATATTGATCCGTTCAAAGGGTTCGGGGACAAAGGTTACCAGATTCGTATAATGCGCTGA
- a CDS encoding D-amino-acid transaminase, translated as MSRTVYVNGAYVPEEEAMVSVFDRGFLFADAIYEVTAVLDGKICEWDGHIARLQRSLGEIGMPMPMSSEELLEVHREIVKRNNMEEGAIYLQVTRGATDRDFVIPKDLPQTVVLFTQAKSLTGTKSGLRVISVPDIRWGRRDIKTVQLLAASMCKSEAKKQGKDDAWMIEDGFVTEGSSNNTYIVTEEGKIITRNLSNSILPGITRKSVLRIAEELDLEIEERPFTIAEAQKAVEAFMTAATSFVTPVIEIDGVKLGDGTPGPVSKRLCEVYIEESRKASC; from the coding sequence ATGAGTCGTACAGTATATGTCAATGGCGCATATGTGCCTGAAGAAGAAGCTATGGTATCTGTTTTTGACAGAGGTTTCCTTTTCGCAGATGCAATCTACGAAGTAACCGCTGTTCTTGACGGCAAAATCTGCGAATGGGACGGCCATATTGCCCGTCTGCAGCGCTCTCTCGGTGAAATCGGTATGCCCATGCCCATGAGCTCTGAAGAACTTCTTGAAGTTCATCGTGAAATCGTAAAGCGCAACAATATGGAAGAAGGCGCAATCTACCTGCAGGTAACCCGTGGTGCCACCGATCGTGACTTTGTCATTCCCAAAGATCTTCCCCAGACCGTTGTCCTTTTCACCCAGGCCAAAAGCCTCACCGGCACCAAATCCGGCCTTCGTGTAATTTCTGTTCCCGATATCCGCTGGGGACGTCGCGACATCAAGACTGTTCAGCTGCTCGCCGCTTCCATGTGCAAGAGCGAAGCAAAGAAACAGGGCAAGGACGATGCCTGGATGATAGAAGACGGTTTCGTAACCGAAGGCTCCTCCAACAACACCTACATCGTTACTGAAGAAGGCAAGATCATTACCCGCAACCTCTCCAATTCCATTCTCCCCGGCATTACCCGCAAGTCCGTGCTGCGTATTGCAGAAGAGCTTGATCTGGAAATTGAAGAACGCCCCTTCACAATCGCCGAAGCCCAGAAAGCTGTTGAAGCTTTCATGACTGCTGCCACCTCTTTTGTTACCCCTGTTATCGAAATTGACGGCGTAAAACTCGGTGACGGAACTCCCGGCCCCGTAAGCAAGCGCCTCTGCGAAGTTTATATCGAAGAAAGCCGCAAGGCTTCCTGCTAG
- a CDS encoding FAD-dependent protein, translating to MKQVQVQIKISPEDINRPDAIRKAALKQADCPDNKQISTRVLRRSIDARSRTPHYLLTVAVGDRETIEPQESVFTPRKLEGKTVAIAGAGPGGYFAALTLLEHGVKPVIIERGKDVKLRRKDLKKIYTESLVNPDSNYCFGEGGAGTYSDGKLYTRSTKRGNVGRILDLLIAYGAPGDIRIDAHPHLGSNVLPRIVRKIREDIIACGGEIHFNTRVDDFLIEGNRMTGVVLNNGERLMTDAVILATGHSARDIFHALAARSILIEAKPFALGVRIEHPQPMIDKIFYHSSPRHENLPAASYRISTQVDGRGVFSFCMCPGGYIVPAATAPGELVLNGMSLSARNAPFANAGLVAQVLLDDLEGNGNPLCALEYQAAAEKRIFEADGTKGLQAPAQRVSDFIAGKNSESLPETSYIPGIYSAPVHELLPAIQSKALRTGLKDLGRKFKGFDSSEAKVLAVESRTSSPVRIPRDRETFEHVQIKGFFPCGEGAGYAGGIISAAMDGEKCALAAVKSMS from the coding sequence ATGAAACAGGTGCAGGTACAGATCAAGATTTCCCCTGAAGACATAAACCGCCCCGATGCAATCCGCAAAGCGGCATTGAAACAGGCCGACTGCCCTGACAATAAGCAAATCTCCACACGCGTGCTGCGCCGCTCCATAGACGCGCGCTCCCGCACTCCGCACTACCTGCTCACGGTCGCAGTAGGTGACCGGGAAACCATAGAACCGCAGGAATCCGTTTTTACCCCCCGCAAACTCGAAGGTAAAACGGTGGCAATTGCCGGAGCAGGACCTGGCGGCTATTTTGCCGCCCTTACCCTGCTGGAACACGGGGTCAAACCGGTTATCATCGAGCGCGGAAAAGATGTTAAGCTGCGCCGCAAGGACCTGAAGAAAATCTATACGGAGAGCCTGGTCAACCCTGACTCGAACTACTGCTTCGGTGAAGGCGGAGCCGGAACCTATTCAGACGGCAAGCTCTACACGCGTTCAACCAAACGCGGAAATGTAGGCCGCATTCTGGACCTGCTCATCGCCTACGGAGCACCCGGAGATATCCGCATAGACGCCCATCCGCACCTCGGTTCCAATGTACTGCCGCGTATAGTCCGTAAAATACGCGAAGACATTATAGCCTGCGGCGGAGAAATACATTTCAACACCAGAGTTGATGATTTTCTGATTGAAGGAAACCGCATGACCGGAGTGGTCCTGAACAACGGAGAACGACTCATGACCGATGCGGTAATCCTGGCCACCGGCCATTCTGCGCGCGACATTTTTCACGCGCTTGCCGCCCGCAGTATACTCATAGAGGCAAAGCCGTTTGCCCTCGGCGTGCGCATTGAACATCCGCAGCCGATGATCGACAAAATTTTCTACCACAGTTCACCCCGCCACGAGAATCTTCCCGCAGCCAGCTACCGCATTTCCACGCAGGTGGACGGACGCGGAGTATTTTCCTTCTGCATGTGTCCCGGAGGGTACATAGTCCCGGCTGCCACGGCTCCCGGAGAATTAGTGCTGAACGGAATGAGCCTCTCCGCCCGCAATGCCCCGTTCGCTAATGCCGGTCTGGTGGCACAGGTCTTACTTGATGATCTGGAGGGAAATGGCAACCCTCTCTGTGCCCTTGAATATCAGGCTGCGGCAGAGAAACGCATATTCGAGGCGGACGGGACCAAAGGATTGCAGGCTCCTGCACAGAGAGTTTCCGATTTCATCGCCGGAAAGAATTCGGAGTCATTACCGGAAACATCCTACATTCCCGGCATATATTCCGCTCCCGTACATGAACTGCTGCCTGCCATACAAAGCAAGGCACTCAGGACCGGCCTTAAGGACCTCGGGCGCAAATTCAAGGGATTCGACAGCAGCGAGGCTAAAGTGCTGGCTGTTGAGTCCAGAACAAGTTCACCGGTACGTATACCGCGAGACCGGGAAACATTTGAGCACGTGCAGATAAAAGGATTTTTCCCCTGCGGTGAGGGGGCAGGATATGCAGGAGGAATTATCTCGGCCGCCATGGACGGAGAAAAGTGCGCGCTGGCAGCTGTAAAATCAATGTCATGA